A genomic window from Silene latifolia isolate original U9 population chromosome 11, ASM4854445v1, whole genome shotgun sequence includes:
- the LOC141611771 gene encoding two-component response regulator ORR5-like: MDSQFHVLAVDDSIIDRKLIERLLKTSSFQVTAVDSPNKALEFLGLEGKKVNMIITDYSMPGMTGYELLKKVKESERLKDIPVVIMSSENIPSRISRCLEDGAEDFFLKPVQLSDVDKLKPRLLRSKARDLCKFQHRMLLTWYSNSPNTTIYQSCT; this comes from the exons ATGGATTCCCAATTCCATGTTTTAGCTGTTGATGATAGTATCATTGATAGAAAACTCATTGAACGACTCCTCAAAACTTCTTCTTTTCaag TTACAGCAGTTGATTCACCAAACAAAGCATTAGAATTTCTGGGGTTGGAAGGAAAGAAGGTGAATATGATAATAACAGATTATTCGATGCCAGGAATGACAGGATATGAATTATTGAAGAAAGTTAAGGAATCAGAAAGGCTTAAAGATATTCCAGTTGTGATTATGTCATCTGAGAATATTCCTTCTAGAATTAGTAGATGTTTGGAAGATGGTGCTGAAGATTTCTTCTTGAAACCTGTGCAATTGTCTGATGTTGATAAACTTAAGCCTCGTTTGTTGAGGAGTAAAGCTAGAGATTTATGCAAGTTTCAACATAGGATGTTGTTGACTTGGTACTCTAATTCTCCCAATACCACTATTTACCAAAGCTGCACTTAG